TTTCAATTCTTAAAACACCCTAACACATCGATTTGACTAAACTGTTTTTCCAACGAGAATACTGCGTTTCTCATGGGCAAAGCGATCGGTCATGCTGGAAACATAGTCGAGCACGCATAAAATACGCAAATAGAGATTGTAGGCATCATCGGTTTCCTTTTCATTGTGATAGACATCCATTACATCATCACCAATGAGTTTGATAATTTTTGATTGATAATAGGTTGGTTTGAGTTGGGGAATGTCGCTATCATAAGCGATGACCGCATCAATCAAGACATCCAATAAGTCATACATGCATGCCTTGGCAGATACTTCCAAATCAAGCACCTGATGGTTGTCATAGATTTTATCTTGAGTTAGTGTTTTCGCAAAGGTAAAGAAATTATGCGCATAACACAACTCCGTAAGTTCGTAATTTGCGATATGATGGGATTCAAGAATCTCAAAATCTTCCGCAAACTGACGGGCAACACTTTTCATCAAGTTCAAACGCACATGGGATAACCAATTGCGAACATTATCGATGGCTTGTGTATCACTTTCAATCGATGACTCAAAGAAAGAATTGAAGGAATCGTAAATTGTTTGGTCATTTTTGATATTTAAGTCTAAGTACTTCTTCAGATACGCTTTGATATCAAACAAGGTAATGACATTCTTACTGAGTGCATCCTCAATATCCGCAGTACGATAGGCAATATCATCCGCTGCTTCAAGAATGTATGTCACAAGGTGACGGGGATTTATGGTTTGAGTTGCTTCGTGAATGCTTGCGAACAAATCCCGTTCCGCATAGTTGAATCCAAACTTCTTCGCATGATTCTCAAGAGCAGTCTGTGAATCAATGGGATATTTTACCATTGCATGTGCTAATGATTTAACAACATTAAGCCCATTTCCATTAATGGACGGATGCGACTTCAGTACAACGCGAAATCCTTGAACATTTCCGTCAAAGTTTAAAAAGTCCTCATACAAAGGGTAATCCTTGCTGGATTGATTGATGTAATTTCGCAAACGAACCTTTTCACCGGTATCTGTTACATAAAGGACGCGTCGCTGATTCTCATCAAACCAGTTACGAATACAATCCTCACCAAAGTGACCAAATGGTGGGTTACCAATATCGTGAATCAAACCAACTGTCTTTGATAGATCCACAAACCGGTTCTTATCCGTTGGAGTCCATGCAGCGTAGCTTGATTCCTTTTGGTGACGATCAAGATAAATAATTGCATACTTCGCAATCTGTTCAGCAATAATTGAAACCTCATAAGAATGCGTCAACCGGGTGCGGACATAATCACCTTTACTTAAGGGGAAAACTTGGGTTTTATCTTGCATACGACGAAAACCTGGGCTCATAATAATTGTATTATAATCCAGTTGAATTTCGCTCAATATGGTTGTGTCATCCTCTTTGAAGGACGATAATAATTGTTTGTCGCTAAAGCGACTGACTGTAAAGTATGTTTTCATAAGAATCCCCTTATCTATAAAAATGAGTCCACAAAGCGGGACTCAAGTTTGAAATTACTGTGTTTCGTATTGAAGTATATCTTTGGCAATGCGAGTTTTTGTCATGGGTTCATCTTCATCAACAATGCGGATGCGTTTTCCTTCCAAGACTTCTTCACCATATTTTTCTTTTAAATAAGATTCCAACTCACGTTCACGGCGACGATCCGCACGTGGATAGGCTTCAAGGGTTTTCTTGAGGAGAACTACGGTTCCGATTGCAGCACCGACACCAACCAAAAGCCCAAAACCAAGTGACATTTTCTTTTTATGGGTCATGTATACCACCTCTTCCTACATTCATAATACCATAAGTAAGCAGTGGGTTGCATCTCTATGTCAACCAAAATCGACAGTTTCGTTTGTTTTTCACGATTATGTACAATCACAAGCTATGTTATAACAGACT
The window above is part of the Erysipelothrix sp. HDW6C genome. Proteins encoded here:
- the dgt gene encoding dGTP triphosphohydrolase; this translates as MKTYFTVSRFSDKQLLSSFKEDDTTILSEIQLDYNTIIMSPGFRRMQDKTQVFPLSKGDYVRTRLTHSYEVSIIAEQIAKYAIIYLDRHQKESSYAAWTPTDKNRFVDLSKTVGLIHDIGNPPFGHFGEDCIRNWFDENQRRVLYVTDTGEKVRLRNYINQSSKDYPLYEDFLNFDGNVQGFRVVLKSHPSINGNGLNVVKSLAHAMVKYPIDSQTALENHAKKFGFNYAERDLFASIHEATQTINPRHLVTYILEAADDIAYRTADIEDALSKNVITLFDIKAYLKKYLDLNIKNDQTIYDSFNSFFESSIESDTQAIDNVRNWLSHVRLNLMKSVARQFAEDFEILESHHIANYELTELCYAHNFFTFAKTLTQDKIYDNHQVLDLEVSAKACMYDLLDVLIDAVIAYDSDIPQLKPTYYQSKIIKLIGDDVMDVYHNEKETDDAYNLYLRILCVLDYVSSMTDRFAHEKRSILVGKTV